The proteins below come from a single Anguilla rostrata isolate EN2019 chromosome 3, ASM1855537v3, whole genome shotgun sequence genomic window:
- the LOC135250061 gene encoding TBC1 domain family member 9B, producing MWITPEEVLLANALWVSERANPFFILQRRKGHGKGGGITGLLVGTLDVVLDSSARVAPYRILHQTGESQIYWSIACGSSRKEITVHWEWLEANLLQTLSIFDNEEDITTFVRGKIQGIIAEENKSKLQAEDEDSGKFREAELKMRKLFGMPDEEKLVNYYSCSYWKGRVPRQGWVYLSVNHLCFYSFLLGKEVTLVVQWTDVTLLEKNATLLFPESIRVSTRDTEHFFSMFLNINDTFKLMEQLANIAMRQLLDNEGFAADRSLPKPCKTLKNVSALKRDFDARAKNERYRAMFRLTQDERLDGHTDCTLWTPFAKMHVVGQMFVSNNYICFASREEDLCHLIIPLREVSIVEKADSSSVLPSPLSISTKNKMTFLFANLKDRDFLVQRISDFLQRTPDRLWSDGKELPESPSPTSPFLSTSPAPGESPPSRQYQSSLPTATQGLLSIFRKGAPEDLGPKATKEKMKEESWNIHFFEFGRGVCMYRTSKTRELVLNGIPENLRGELWLLFSGAENEMATHPGYYGELVEQAMGHCSLATEEIERDLHRSMPEHHAFQNEMGIAALRRVLTAYAYRNPGIGYCQAMNIVTSVLLLYCTEEQAFWLLVALCERMLPDYYNTRVVGALVDQGVFEELTRECLPLLYEHMQELGVISTISLSWFLTLFLSVMPFDSAVLVVDCFFYEGIKLIFQVSLAVLHANMDQLLACHDEGEAMTILGRYLDNVVNKQTASPPIPHLHALLTSGDEPPPEIDVFELIKASYEKFGSLRADVIEQMRFKQRLKVIQSLEDTAKRSVVRAIMTDSAFTIEELEELYVLFKAKHIMSCYWGASSSAAERHDPSLPYLEQYRIDMGQFIQLFAALAPWACGMHTPALSARLFRLLDHNKDGLINFKEFVTGLSGMYHGDMTEKLKLLYKMHLPPGNQEKQLSLRNTQFFTDDSTPQDPPFLSAVDFLLQEVASGEEVKVAELGDDLGNGNPEEKKEEKVKDYKYYLRMWAKEKEPKKETIKDLPRMNQEQFIELCKTLYNMFSEDPLEQELYHAIATVASLLLRIGEVGKRFSNNGAKKADNHATATTTTAMAAACHPEPPQPEKELPMGEGSPGQAQVCKALEEAQLEAPVLPTSDEEAKDDTSVSSYSMVSAGSLQCEDIADDTVLIGCGDQRRCSVPDVDWSITFEQILASLLTEPPLVDYFEKKQDIRSKMAACKAQRAVERQVSTSSEHEVSLLSG from the exons ATGTGGATAACTCCGGAGGAGGTGTTGCTTGCAAACGCTCTTTGGGTGAGCGAAAGGGCGAACCCCTTCTTCATTCTTCAGAGAAGAAAGGGACACGGGAAAGGAGGGGGCATCACTG gctTGCTGGTTGGGACCCTGGACGTGGTCTTGGACTCCAGCGCCAGGGTCGCCCCTTACCGGATTCTGCACCAGACGGGGGAATCGCAGATCTACTGGAGCATCGCCTGCG GCTCCTCCCGTAAGGAGATCACAGTACACTGGGAATGGCTGGAGGCCAACCTGCTCCAGACCCTCTCCATCTTTGACAATGAGGAGGATATCACCACCTTTGTACGGGGGAAAATCCAG gggatCATAGCAGAAGAGAACAAGAGCAAGCTGCAGGCAGAAGACGAGGATTCTGGGAAGTTCCGCGAGGCGGAGCTGAAGATGCGGAAGCTGTTCGGCATGCCGGACGAGGAGAAGCTGGTCAACTACTACTCCTGCAGCTACTGGAAGGGGCGGGTCCCCCGCCAGGGCTGGGTCTACCTGAGCGTCAATCACCTCTGCTTCTACTCCTTCCTGCTGGGCAAGGAAG tgacGCTGGTGGTGCAGTGGACGGACGTGACCCTGCTGGAGAAGAACGCCACGCTGCTCTTCCCGGAGAGCATTCGGGTGAGCACGCGGGACACGGAGCACTTCTTCTCCATGTTCCTCAACATCAACGACACCTTCAAGCTGATGGAGCAGCTGGCCAACATCGCCATGCGGCAGCTGCTGGACAACGAGGGCTTCGCCGCCGACCGCTCCCTGCCCAAGCCCTGCAAGACCCTCAAGAACGTCTCCGCCCTCAAGAG GGACTTTGACGCCCGGGCGAAGAACGAGCGGTACCGCGCCATGTTCCGGCTGACCCAGGACGAGCGGCTGGACGGGCACACGGACTGCACGCTCTGGACGCCCTTCGCCAAGATGCACGTGGTCGGCCAGATGTTTGTGTCCAACAATTACATCTGCTTCGCCAGCAGAGAGGAAGACCTGTGTCACCTAATCATCCCTCTGAGAGAG GTGTCCATTGTGGAGAAGGCGGACAGCAGCAGTGTTCTGCCCAGTCCGCTGTCCATCAGCACGAAGAACAAGATGACCTTCCTGTTCGCCAACCTGAAGGACCGGGACTTCCTGGTGCAGCGCATCTCCGACTTCCTGCAGCGTACGCCCGACAGACTGTGGAGCGACGGCAAGGAGCTGCCT GAGTCTCCGAGCCCCACCTCGCCCTTCCTGTCGACCTCCCCGGCCCCAGGGGAGAGCCCCCCCAGCAGGCAGTACCAGTCCAGCCTGCCCACCGCCACCCAGGGCCTGCTGAGCATCTTTCGCAAGGGCGCGCCCGAGGACCTGGGGCCCAAAGCT acGAAGGAGAAGATGAAGGAGGAGTCGTGGAACATCCACTTCTTTGAGTTTGGACGCGGCGTCTGCATGTACCGCACCTCCAAGACCCGGGAACTGGTGCTCAATGGCATTCCAGAGAACCTGCGTGGGGAGCTATGGCTCCTCTTCTCAG gtgcgGAGAACGAGATGGCGACCCACCCCGGGTACTACGGCGAGCTGGTGGAGCAGGCGATGGGACACTGCTCGCTGGCCACGGAGGAGATCGAGCGCGACCTCCACCGCTCCATGCCCGAGCACCACGCCTTCCAGAACGAGATGGGCATCGCCGCGCTCCGTCGGGTCCTCACCGCCTACGCCTACCGCAACCCGGGCATCGGGTACTGCCAG gcGATGAACATCGTCACCTCGGTGCTGCTGCTGTACTGCACGGAGGAGCAGGCCTTCTGGCTGCTGGTGGCTCTGTGTGAGCGGATGCTGCCGGACTACTACAACACCAGGGTGGTGG gcgcGCTGGTGGACCAGGGCGTGTTCGAGGAGCTGACGCGGGAGTGTCTCCCGCTGCTGTACGAGCACATGCAGGAGCTGGGCGTCATCTCCACCATCTCGCTGTCCTGGTTCCTCACCCTCTTCCTCAGCGTCATGCCCTTCGACAGCGCCGTCCTGGTGGTGGACTGCTTCTTCTACGAGGGCATCAAGCTCATCTTCCAGGTGTCCCTGGCCGTGCTGCACGCCAACATGGACCAGCTGCTGGCCTGCCACGACGAGGGCGAGGCCATGACCATCCTGGgcag GTACCTGGACAACGTTGTGAACAAGCAGACTGCGTCCCCGCCCATCCCCCACCTCCACGCCCTGCTGACCAGCGGGGACGAGCCGCCGCCCGAGATCGACGTGTTCGAGCTAATCAAAGCTTCTtatgag AAGTTCGGCAGTCTGCGAGCGGACGTCATCGAGCAGATGCGGTTCAAGCAGAGGTTAAAGGTCATACAGTCGCTGGAGGACACTGCCAAAAGGAGTGTG GTCAGGGCTATCATGACAGACTCTGCCTTCACCATCGAGGAGTTGGAGGAGCTGTATGTTCTCTTTAAG gcgAAGCACATCATGAGCTGCTACTGGGGCGCCAGCTCCAGCGCGGCGGAGCGCCACGACCCCAGCCTGCCGTACCTGGAGCAGTACCGCATCGACATGGGCCAGTTCATCCAGCTGTTCGCCGCCCTGGCGCCCTGGGCCTGCGGCATGCACACGCCCGCCCTGTCCGCCCGCCTCTTCCGCCTGCTCGACCACAACAAGGACGGCCTCATCAACTTCAAGGAGTTTGTCACCGGACTGA GTGGGATGTACCATGGAGACATGACTGAGAAACTGAAGCTGCTCTACAAAATGCACCTGCCTCCAGGTAACCAGGAGAAACAGCTGTCGCTCAGAA acacacagttctttaCTGATGACAGTACCCCACAGG ATCCTCCCTTCCTGTCTGCTGTGGACTTCCTGCTGCAGGAAGTGGCCTCAG GAGAGGAGGTAAAGGTAGCAGAGCTGGGAGACGACTTGGGGAATGGGAACCCAGAGGAGAAGAAAG AAGAGAAAGTGAAGGACTACAAGTATTATTTGAGGATGTGGGCCAAAGAGAAGGAACCCAAGAAGGAGACAATCAAAGACCTGCCAAGGATGAACCAG GAGCAGTTTATCGAGCTGTGTAAGACCCTGTACAACATGTTCAGCGAGGACCCGTTGGAGCAGGAGCTGTACCACGCTATCGCCACCGTCGCTAGCCTGCTACTGCGAATCGGCGAGGTGGGGAAGCGGTTCAGCAACAACGGCGCCAAGAAGGCCGACAACCAtgccaccgccaccaccaccaccgccatgGCTGCGGCCTGCCACCCCGAGCCGCCCCAGCCCGAAAAAGAGCTCCCGATGGGGGAGGGAAGCCCAGGACAGGCCCAGGTCTGCAAGGCCCTGGAGGAGGCGCAGCTGGAGGCCCCCGTCCTGCCCACCTCGGACGAGGAGGCGAAGGACGACACCTCGGTCTCCTCCTACTCCATGGTGAGCGCGGGCTCCCTGCAGTGCGAGGACATCGCCGACGACacggtgctgattggctgcgggGACCAGCGGCGCTGCAGCGTACCGGACGTCGATTGGTCCATCACCTTCGAGCAGATCCTGGCCTCCCTGCTGACGGAGCCCCCCCTGGTGGACTACTTCGAGAAGAAGCAGGACATCCGCTCCAAGATGGCCGCCTGCAAGGCCCAGCGGGCCGTGGAGCGCCAGGTCAGCACCTCCAGCGAGCACGAGGTCTCCCTGCTGTCCGGCTGA
- the mrnip gene encoding MRN complex-interacting protein — MVQEFHVLRCFSCQTFQVHQVKKSKKWNCKMCGEKQSLVKVYGRGSGADCRRHVQKLNSLRGELHEAEHARFSWEPEDEEEELKEEGDEALTCENQQGAAGAVSRWSKYLSGAGGGAGPEEGEDEAAEEEENVSMERSAYHGSRRGCARKAGKRKRSWRFSPLSGESARAERSRVDQSAVEDPWHRAKQSTQPEGTHDSHSSSWAASKSSHDAPGTSRPPPAADAPPPLGASSRGEPESRSSKWSRFLSLRREDDEEDEEPQRDTYTGTSRGRAGSEKPLGFPSVSMGRFEEHGRFQEEVRLTNRVFAGVSEKSPESSLKFSPGYQCIQKMANHRDGLGHLHSRLPASAAPACPQNLSISKPHPSLHSLFQTDEDFDDSF, encoded by the exons ATGGTGCAAGAGTTTCATGTCCTCAGGTGTTTTTCCTGTCAGACGTTTCAAGTTCATCAG gtgaaaaagagcaaaaaatgGAACTGCAAGATGTGTGGAGAAAAGCAATCGCTCGTAAAG GTGTACGGAAGGGGTTCAGGGGCAGATTGCAGACGTCACGTCCAGAAGCTGAACTCCCTGCGCGGGGAGCTCCACGAGGCAGAGCATGCGAGGTTCTCATG GGAGccggaggatgaggaggaagaacTCAAAGAGGAAGGCGATGAAGCTCTGACctgtgaaaaccagcag GGCGCGGCAGGCGCTGTAAGTCGCTGGAGCAAATACCTGAGCGGagcaggtgggggggcggggcctgaggagggggaggatgaggcggcggaggaagaggagaatgTTTCCATGGAGAGGAGCGCCTACCATGGCAGCCGGCGCGGCTGCGCCAGGAAGGCGGG GAAGCGCAAGAGGAGCTGGAGATTCTCGCCGCTGTCCGGGGAGTCTGCTCGTGCCGAGCGCAGCAGGGTCGACCAAAGTGCAGTTGAGGACCCTTGGCACAGAGCCAAGCAGAGCACG CAGCCTGAAGGGACGCACGACTCGCACTCCAGCTCCTGGGCAGCATCAAAAAGTTCCCATGATGCCCCAGGCACCAGCAGGCCGCCTCCTGCAGCTGACGCTCCTCCCCCACTTGGAGCCAGCAGCAGAGGTGAACCTGAGTCCAGGAGCTCCAAATGGAGCAGGTTTCTGTCTCTGCGGCGTGAGGATGACGAGGAGGATGAGGAACCACAGAGAGACACTTACACAGGTACCTCCAGGGGTAGAGCAGGAAGTGAAAAACCACTAGGTTTCCCTTCTGTCTCCATGGGTCGATTTGAAGAACACGGCCGTTTCCAAGAGGAAGTCCGTTTAACCAACAGAGTGTTTGCGGGGGTTTCAGAGAAAAGCCCAGAAAGTAGCCTCAAGTTTTCTCCTGGTTACCAATGCATTCAGAAGATGGCCAATCACAGAGACGGTCTCGGCCACCTCCACTCAAGACTCCCAGCTAGTGCAGCTCCTGCCTGTCCCCAGAACCTGTCAATCAGCAAGCCACacccctctctccactccctctTTCAAACTGACGAGGACTTTGATGACTCATTTTAG
- the sqstm1 gene encoding sequestosome-1 yields MSMTVKAYLLGREDIQREIRRFTVDQDVATSFEYLNRKVADVFQSLRNATFQMYYKDEDGDMIAFSSDEELIMGLSSVKEDTLRVFIKEKRENKRDVPPQGFQGPAPFPFPFPPTPGAPHMPPPPHHPHPHPMVHPSVTCDGCEGPVAGTRFKCTVCPDYDLCSTCQAKGLHKEHALMPIWHPLNNMFEHWFPRGKWMRKMRHGMGHCMWAGAQNQARAEPGPSGTSPASESTPSAPENGQAPPDGAASAQANVEYLKNIGEGVAAMLSPLGIDVDIDVEHEGKRTKVTPTPTPPGSGGPPSTQSDGRQEEETTDKQSSLKSNASGTKGPKDLGSDEEWTHLSPKEVDPSTGELQSMRMEEGEEDPGAPSTSEQGPTGLREAALYPHLPQDADPRLVESLSQMLSMGFTDDGGWLTRLLHAKNYDIGSALDTIQYSKQPGPPK; encoded by the exons ATGTCGATGACAGTGAAAGCATATCTGCTCGGCAGGGAGGACATCCAAAGGGAGATCCGCCGTTTCACCGTAGACCAAGATGTGGCGACCAGTTTCGAGTACCTGAATCGAAAAGTGGCCGACGTCTTCCAAAGCCTTCGGAATGCAACCTTCCAGATGTACTACAAAG ATGAGGATGGGGACATGATCGCCTTCTCATCAGATGAGGAGCTAATCATGGGACTCTCTTCCGTGAAGGAGGACACCTTGCGCGTCTTCATCAAAG agaAGAGGGAGAACAAGCGGGACGTCCCCCCGCAGGGCTtccagggccccgcccccttcccgtTCCCCTTCCCTCCGACCCCGGGAGCCCCCCACATGCCTCCCCCGccgcaccacccccacccccaccccatggtGCACCCCAGTGTGACGTGTGACGGCTGTGAGGGCCCGGTGGCGGGCACGCGCTTCAAGTGCACCGTGTGCCCGGACTACGACCTGTGCTCCACCTGCCAGGCCAAGGGCCTCCACAAGGAGCACGCCCTCATGCCCATCTGGCACCCGCTCAACAACATGTTCGAG CATTGGTTCCCTCGGGGCAAGTGGATGCGCAAGATGAGACACGGCATGGGCCACTGCATGTGGGCCGGGGCCCAGAACCAGGCCCGGGCTGAGCCCGGCCCGTCCGGAACAAGCCCTGCCTCCGAGTCCACCCCGTCTGCCCCTGAGAACGGGCAGGCCCCACCCG ACGGAGCGGCCTCTGCCCAGGCCAACGTGGAGTACCTGAAGAACATCGGAGAGGGCGTGGCGGCCATGCTGAGTCCCCTGG GCATCGACGTGGACATTGACGTCGAGCACGAAGGGAAACGGACCAAAGTCaccccgaccccgaccccgCCCGGCTCCGGAGGACCCCCCAGCACCCAGTCTGACGGCAGGCAGGAAGAGGAaaccacagacaaacagagcagTCTGAAAAGCAATGCGAGCGGGACAAAG gggccGAAGGACCTGGGCAGCGATGAGGAGTGGACGCACCTCAGTCCGAAGGAGGTGGACCCCTCCACGGGGGAGCTGCAGTCCATGAGGATGGAGGAGGGCGAGGAAGATCCGGGGGCCCCCAGCACGTCCGAGCAGGGTCCCACGGGCCTTCGAGAGGCTGCGCTGTACCCCCACCTGCCACAAG ATGCGGACCCGCGGCTGGTGGAGTCGCTGTCGCAGATGCTCTCCATGGGCTTCACGGACGACGGCGGCTGGCTCACCCGCCTGCTCCACGCCAAGAACTACGACATCGGGTCGGCGCTGGACACCATCCAGTACTCCAAACAGCCCGGGCCTCCGAAGTAA